Proteins encoded together in one Musa acuminata AAA Group cultivar baxijiao chromosome BXJ3-6, Cavendish_Baxijiao_AAA, whole genome shotgun sequence window:
- the LOC103987693 gene encoding probable mediator of RNA polymerase II transcription subunit 26c produces the protein MEAEDLRRWMRNAGVDLWALIDTAISVAAAEHRQELRARRDGIVQRLYAAGDAGRCRNCGSSGGGSVVPRREEAKGSSSSAEKRAAVGAASSPSPESMHRTAAAAEEEEQDDQRTYGRSIDEEQSKILGIKRFLDDPDQSEDSLVRLLQNLADMDITFRALKETDIGRHVNGLRKHPSSEVRRLVKQLVRKWKDLVDEWVTSNSACDTASPAIITDGDSPQQISGKNNQNGHHVPEFGYSPNPHAGYLSSERNSSESVEPKAKSAINPTKTNNTSTHAPSSASPAHKVKEHKDSLLDPERLASARKRLHENYQEAQNAKKQRTIQVMDIHQIPKPKIPRKGGSMWKH, from the exons ATGGAGGCGGAGGACCTAAGGAGGTGGATGCGGAACGCCGGGGTGGATCTTTGGGCCTTGATCGACACCGCCATCTCGGTGGCCGCGGCGGAGCACCGGCAGGAGCTCCGCGCACGGAGGGATGGGATCGTGCAGCGGCTCTACGCTGCGGGAGACGCCGGGCGGTGCAGGAACTGCGGGTCGTCCGGCGGCGGCTCCGTGGTGCCGCGGCGGGAGGAGGCGAAGGGGAGCAGCAGCTCGGCGGAGAAGAGGGCGGCGGTGGGGGCGGCATCCTCGCCGTCGCCTGAGTCGATGCATaggacggcggcggcggccgagGAGGAAGAGCAGGATGATCAGAGGACCTATGGCCGTTCGATCGACGAAGAGCAGAGCAAAATCCTGGGCATCAAACGGTTTTTGGACGACCCCGATCAG TCGGAAGATTCTTTGGTTAGGCTGCTGCAGAACCTTGCGGACATGGATATCACATTCAGAGCTCTCAAG GAAACTGATATCGGAAGGCATGTGAATGGTCTTCGGAAGCATCCCTCTAGTGAGGTCCGGCGATTGGTGAAGCAACTTGTCAG GAAGTGGAAAGATCTCGTGGACGAGTGGGTGACATCGAATTCCGCATGCGACACCGCGTCTCCAGCAATCATCA CTGATGGAGACTCGCCACAGCAGATCTCCGGAAAGAACAACCAGAACGGGCACCAC GTTCCAGAATTCGGATACTCACCGAATCCACACG CTGGCTACTTGAGCTCCGAGAGGAATAGCTCGGAGTCCGTAGAACCAAAGGCGAAGTCCGCCATTAATCCGACGAAGACCAACAACACCTCCACCCACGCCCCATCTTCTGCTTCTCCAGCT CACAAGGTGAAGGAACACAAGGACAGCTTGCTGGACCCGGAGAGGCTCGCTTCGGCGAGAAAAAGACTCCATGAGAACTACCAGGAAGCTCAAAATG CTAAAAAGCAGCGGACGATCCAGGTGATGGATATCCACCAGATCCCAAAGCCCAAGATCCCCCGGAAGGGCGGCTCCATGTGGAAGCACTGA
- the LOC135639980 gene encoding uncharacterized protein LOC135639980, producing MASGGSGGVELPRKEANVLKGHEGPVLAVRFNGDGNYCLSCGKDRTLRLWNPHRGIHIKTYKSHGREIRDVHVTSDNAKLCSCGGDRQIFYWDVSTGRVIRKFRGHDSEVNAVKFNAYDSVVVSAGYDQSVRAWDCRSQSTEPIQIIDTFQDSVMSVCLTKTEIIAGSVDGTVRTFDIRIGRELVDNLGQAVNCISLSNDGNCVLASCLDSTLRLLDRSTGELLQEYKGHTCKSYKMDCCLTNTDAHVTGGSEDGTIFFWDLVDASVASSFKAHRSVVTSVNYHPKECCMLTSSVDGTVRVWKP from the exons ATGGCGAGCGGGGGCAGCGGCGGGGTGGAGCTGCCGCGGAAGGAGGCGAACGTGCTGAAGGGGCACGAGGGGCCGGTTTTGGCCGTCCGGTTCAACGGGGACGGGAACTATTGCCTCAGCTGCGGCAAGGACCGTACCCTCCGCCTCTGGAATCCCCACCGGGGCATCCACATCAAGACATACAAGTCGCACGGGCGCGAGATCCGTGACGTCCATGTTACCTC GGACAACGCGAAGCTGTGCTCCTGCGGCGGTGATCGCCAGATATTCTACTGGGATGTCTCCACCGGCCGCGTCATCCGCAAGTTTCGAGGCCACGACAGTGAG GTGAATGCTGTGAAGTTTAATGCGTATGACTCAGTCGTAGTGTCGGCTGGCTATGATCAATCCGTTCGTGCGTGGGATTGCAGATCCCAGAGTACAGAGCCCATTCAG ATCATTGATACATTTCAAGACAGCGTGATGTCTGTTTGTTTGACAAAAACTGAAATTATTGCTGGAAGTGTTGATGGAACTGTTCGCACGTTTGACATACGAATCGGGAG AGAATTAGTTGACAATTTGGGGCAGGCTGTCAACTGTATTTCATTGTCGAATGATGGCAATTGCGTCTTAGCAAGTTGCTTGGATTCAACTCTACGTCTTCTGGACAG GTCCACTGGAGAACTTCTACAAGAGTACAAGGGCCATACCTGCAAG TCTTACAAGATGGATTGTTGTCTAACCAACACTGATGCACATGTTACTGGTGGATCCGAGGATGGGACAATTTTCTTCTGGGATCTAGTAGATGCATCTGTAGCTTCAAGTTTCAAAGCTCATCGCTCTGTG GTCACGAGTGTGAATTATCATCCAAAAGAATGTTGTATGCTTACATCATCTGTTGATGGCACGGTGCGCGTATGGAAACCATGA
- the LOC103987696 gene encoding probable serine/threonine-protein kinase At1g01540 produces the protein MSDHELSARTNIFGLRLWVVISICAGTGFLLLFLLSLCLSLMRKNASSRRTTATIPVTSKEIQEVRVDPSQTSGVVTSPRSVKQKEDESPVVVQKARVASPERGKSEGGGSPLGNRPTDQAAAVPAEVSRLGWGLWFTLRELEVATDNFSDENVIGEGGYGTVYHGILEDGTQIAVKNLLNNKGQAEKEFKVEVEAIGRARHKNLVRLLGYCVEGAQRMLVYEYLDNGNLEQWLHGDVGPSSPLTWDIRMNIMLGTAKGLLYLHEGLEPKVVHRDIKSSNILLDKHWTPKLSDFGLAKLLGTGRNYVTTRVMGTFGYVAPEYASTGMLNETSDVYSFGILIMEIISGRRPVDYSRPPGEVNLIEWIKTMVSNRNTDEVVDPKMAEKPLSRTLKKTLLVALRCVDPDSQQRPKMGHVIHMLEVDDFPYQDEHRAGRIGQPYSNSPQYKVRVSARQVTEPGENSTKSEI, from the exons ATGTCGGATCACGAGCTCTCGGCGCGCACAAACATCTTTGGGCTCCGCCTCTGGGTCGTAATCAGCATCTGCGCCGGTACGgggttcctcctcctcttccttctctctctctgcctCAGCCTCATGCGCAAGAATGCCTCCTCCCGGCGGACCACCGCCACCATCCCCGTTACATCCAAAGAAATCCAAGAAGTTCGCGTCGATCCTTCTCAGACCTCCGGCGTTGTTACATCTCCTCGATCCGTCAAGCAGAAGGAAGATGAGAGCCCAGTCGTTGTCCAGAAAGCTCGTGTCGCCTCGCCTGAGCGTGGCAAAAGTGAGGGAGGCGGCTCGCCGCTCGGTAACCGTCCCACGGACCAGGCTGCCGCCGTCCCGGCGGAGGTGTCCCGCCTGGGGTGGGGGCTGTGGTTCACTCTCAGGGAGCTTGAGGTGGCCACCGACAACTTTTCCGACGAGAATGTGATCGGAGAAGGCGGATACGGAACCGTCTACCACGGCATCTTGGAAGACGGCACTCAGATTGCAGTGAAGAACTTGCTGAACAACAA GGGGCAGGCAGAGAAGGAATTCAAGGTCGAAGTCGAAGCCATTGGCCGCGCCCGCCACAAGAATCTAGTGAGGTTACTGGGATACTGCGTGGAAGGTGCTCAAAG GATGCTTGTCTATGAATACCTGGACAACGGGAACCTCGAACAGTGGCTCCATGGAGATGTTGGACCAAGCAGCCCTCTTACCTGGGACATCCGGATGAACATCATGCTTGGAACAGCAAAAGG GCTACTGTACTTGCATGAAGGACTTGAACCCAAAGTAGTTCATCGCGACATTAAATCGAGCAACATCCTGCTCGACAAGCACTGGACTCCCAAGCTCTCTGATTTTGGCCTTGCGAAGCTGTTAGGCACAGGAAGAAACTATGTCACGACACGCGTGATGGGAACTTTTGG TTATGTGGCTCCTGAGTATGCCAGTACTGGTATGTTGAATGAGACGAGTGATGTTTATAGCTTTGGGATACTTATCATGGAGATCATATCTGGTCGTAGGCCAGTCGATTATAGCAGGCCTCCTGGCGAG GTTAATCTAATAGAGTGGATTAAGACCATGGTCAGTAATCGAAATACCGACGAAGTCGTGGATCCAAAGATGGCTGAGAAACCTTTGTCGAGGACATTAAAGAAGACACTTTTAGTCGCACTGCGATGTGTGGATCCTGATTCGCAACAAAGGCCAAAGATGGGGCATGTAATACACATGCTTGAAGTTGATGATTTCCCCTACCAAGAT GAGCATCGAGCAGGACGTATTGGGCAACCATATTCCAACAGTCCTCAGTATAAAGTAAGAGTATCGGCAAGACAAGTCACTGAGCCTGGTGAAAACAGCACAAAATCTGAAATCTAG
- the LOC135583397 gene encoding uncharacterized protein LOC135583397: MPTAAGSPSSSTTITTTSTAVDVTENPVSNRNEGGGGAPAASATQSWWESISRARSRILSLASVLSSPDLASLADSDRPARSLLDSPLAYAALSAAFSAPSSGSGDDPLCHWLYDTFQSSDSDLRLVALSFLPLLAGHYLSRVVSSSSSSSAANPPSLAGFEAVLLALYAAEVKARAGKPVLVSVPDLSLPSLYHTPRPSAPSRQPPSAATAPPPRPSVGILSPPLEPQIAVKSTKRACIVAVALDSYYKNISFMPSRSKIDLCEFVAAWAGQDCPCRFEFDDDDLNRSSLCSSSPSSSSSSPQVRIFFEDNGGIGGAAEEMRKLAIQEGPNGNHCDGEDEGGGASRRGSRVPLPWELLQPVLRILGHCLLAPLNPQEVRDSASMAVRCVYARASHDLLPQAILASRSLIQLDKSARKAAKPEIAPSNSSKPNTPSKPKKPEVLLVSK; this comes from the coding sequence ATGCCGACCGCCGCCGGCTCcccttcctcctccaccaccatcaCGACCACTTCTACAGCCGTGGATGTCACGGAGAACCCCGTGTCGAACCGTAACGAGGGTGGCGGCGGCGCCCCCGCAGCGAGTGCGACGCAGTCGTGGTGGGAGTCTATCTCCCGAGCTCGCTCCCGGATCCTGTCCCTGGCCTCCGTGCTGTCCTCGCCGGACCTTGCCTCGCTGGCGGATTCCGACCGCCCCGCCCGCTCCCTCCTTGACTCCCCCTTAGCCTACGCCGCGCTCTCCGCCGCCTTCTCCGCCCCCTCCTCTGGATCCGGCGATGACCCCCTCTGCCACTGGCTCTATGACACGTTCCAGTCATCCGACTCCGACCTCCGCCTAGTTGCCCTCTCCTTCCTCCCCCTCCTCGCTGGCCATTATCTCTCCCGCGTCgtctcatcctcctcctcatcctccgccGCCAACCCGCCCTCTCTCGCCGGGTTTGAGGCCGTCCTCCTTGCCCTATACGCCGCCGAGGTCAAAGCCCGAGCTGGAAAGCCCGTCCTTGTCTCCGTTCCCGACCTCTCCCTCCCCTCACTCTACCACACCCCCCGCCCCTCTGCCCCCTCCCGCCAGCCCCCATCTGCCGCCACTGCGCCTCCGCCTCGACCCTCCGTCGGCATTCTCTCCCCCCCTCTCGAGCCCCAAATCGCCGTCAAGTCCACGAAGCGTGCTTGCATCGTCGCCGTGGCGCTTGATTCTTACTACAAGAATATCTCCTTCATGCCCAGTCGCTCAAAAATAGATCTTTGCGAGTTCGTCGCCGCCTGGGCTGGCCAGGATTGCCCCTGCCGCTTCGAGTTCGATGATGATGACCTGAATCGATCCTCACTCTGCTCCTCGTCCCcgtcctcgtcctcctcgtcgCCCCAGGTTAGGATATTTTTCGAGGACAACGGAGGAATTGGAGGCGCTGCCGAGGAGATGAGGAAATTAGCAATCCAGGAGGGTCCTAATGGCAATCACTGTGATGGGGAGGACGAAGGAGGTGGCGCCTCGAGGAGGGGGTCGAGGGTTCCTCTCCCTTGGGAGCTTTTGCAGCCGGTGCTTAGGATTTTAGGGCACTGTCTTCTAGCACCTCTGAATCCCCAAGAGGTGAGGGATTCGGCGTCTATGGCAGTGCGTTGTGTCTATGCTCGAGCTTCGCATGATCTGCTGCCACAGGCCATCCTGGCTTCCCGTAGCTTGATTCAGCTGGATAAGAGTGCGAGGAAGGCAGCAAAACCTGAAATTGCCCCAAGCAATTCATCAAAACCTAACACTCCAAGCAAGCCGAAGAAACCAGAAGTTCTCTTGGTCTCAAAATGA
- the LOC135639374 gene encoding secoisolariciresinol dehydrogenase-like: protein MTAASTISPMANCSAVAATLGRRLEGKVAVVTGGAAGAGEATARLFVHHGAKVVIADIRDELGLSVAASIGTDDVITYVHCDVAKEEDVGSAVDLAVAKYGGLDIMFNNAAIIDRNRPRITDVDIADFDRVLGVNVAGVFNGIKHAARVMVAAAAAGRQRRPGGSIINNGSVGSVIGGVAPHAYIASKHAVVGLTRSAAAELGQHGIRVNCISPFAYATALACDFIHMDAERLEEWIGGVSNLKGPVLRAGDVAHAAVYLGSDESGYVSGHNFVIDGGFTTANNAFGLFKQ from the exons ATGACTGCAGCATCAACAATATCTCCAATGGCTAATTGCAGCGCGGTTGCAGCTACACTTGGGAGGAG gCTGGAAGGAAAGGTTGCGGTCGTTACTGGCGGAGCTGCCGGGGCCGGCGAGGCAACCGCTAGGCTCTTCGTTCACCATGGAGCGAAGGTGGTGATCGCTGACATCCGGGATGAGCTGGGCCTGTCCGTCGCGGCCAGCATCGGCACGGACGACGTGATCACCTACGTGCACTGCGACGTGGCCAAGGAGGAGGATGTCGGGAGCGCCGTCGACCTGGCCGTCGCCAAGTACGGCGGCCTCGACATCATGTTCAACAACGCCGCCATCATCGACCGCAACCGTCCAAGGATCACGGACGTCGATATCGCTGACTTCGACCGGGTGCTGGGCGTGAACGTGGCCGGGGTGTTCAACGGGATAAAGCACGCGGCGCGTGTCATGGTGGCGGCGGCCGCGGCCGGGCGGCAACGGCGGCCCGGGGGGAGCATCATCAACAACGGGAGCGTGGGGTCGGTGATCGGAGGGGTGGCGCCGCACGCGTACATCGCGTCGAAGCATGCGGTGGTGGGGCTGACGAGGAGCGCGGCGGCGGAGCTGGGGCAGCACGGGATCCGGGTGAACTGCATCTCGCCCTTCGCGTACGCCACGGCGCTGGCCTGCGACTTCATCCACATGGACGCCGAGCGCTTGGAGGAGTGGATCGGCGGGGTCAGCAACCTCAAGGGACCGGTGCTGAGGGCGGGGGACGTGGCACACGCCGCAGTCTACCTGGGGAGCGACGAGTCCGGGTATGTAAGCGGCCACAACTTCGTCATCGACGGCGGCTTCACCACCGCGAACAATGCCTTTGGTCTATTCAAGCAGTGA
- the LOC135640437 gene encoding B3 domain-containing protein Os11g0156000-like — translation MSMNPMSQQQQQQQQQHHHGTWPREPAMHLYHHPCQLEQREGHHEREQMFEKCLTPSDVGKLNRLVIPKQHAEKYFPLDGNSGEKDLALSFEDETGKPWRFRYSYWSSSQSYVLTKGWSRFVKEKKLDAGDVVLFQRPRGGGDRLYIGCRRQGANETPSPARTATGLNEKAPWSRVHRTAAGPHPVSPSGACSRQAPVQQDGLRHAGETRQAAAENTAVAPGGKAKRLRLFGVNLECGPASDRRPLHSASWL, via the exons ATGTCCATGAACCCAATGtcacagcaacagcagcagcagcagcagcagcatcaccATGGAACATGGCCTCGGGAGCCAGCCATGCACCTCTACCACCACCCCTGCCAACTGGAGCAGAGAGAAGGCCACCATGAGAGGGAGCAGATGTTTGAGAAGTGTCTCACTCCCAGTGACGTGGGGAAGCTCAACAGGCTGGTGATACCCAAACAGCACGCCGAGAAGTACTTCCCCCTCGACGGCAACTCGGGCGAGAAAGACCTGGCGCTGAGCTTCGAGGACGAGACCGGCAAGCCGTGGCGGTTTCGCTACTCCTACTGGAGCAGCAGCCAGAGCTACGTGCTGACCAAAGGCTGGAGCCGCTTCGTCAAGGAGAAGAAGCTCGACGCAGGCGACGTCGTCCTCTTCCAGCGTCCACGAGGCGGCGGCGACCGCCTCTACATCGGGTGCAGGCGCCAAGGTGCAAACGAGACCCCGTCACCGGCTCGCACCGCCACCGGGCTCAACGAGAAAGCGCCGTGGAGCCGAGTGCACCGCACGGCCGCAGGGCCTCATCCAGTGAGCCCGAGCGGCGCCTGCTCACGTCAGGCTCCGGTGCAACAGGACGGCCTTCGTCATGCAG GAGAGACGAGGCAAGCCGCAGCGGAGAACACAGCAGTAGCACCTGGGGGCAAAGCAAAGCGACTGAGATTATTCGGCGTGAACTTGGAGTGCGGCCCGGCCTCCGACCGCCGGCCTTTGCATTCCGCCTCATGGTTATGA